In the Leptotrichia sp. oral taxon 847 genome, one interval contains:
- the yqeK gene encoding bis(5'-nucleosyl)-tetraphosphatase (symmetrical) YqeK, with product MDIQKIRKNVKKYLDEKRYAHVERVVKCAKELAEIYKVDTKRAEVAALLHDVAKFFELPQMLDLVKGKYPEIENKIFKTNAVLHGFAGAEFVKKNYDLFEVDDEEILDAVRYHTIGAENMTTLCKIIYLADAIEEKRDWDGVETARELATKDLDLAIKFEIDKKLEYLLDRDTVIHPNIIKLRNSVLK from the coding sequence ATGGATATTCAAAAAATTAGAAAAAATGTGAAAAAGTATTTGGATGAAAAAAGATATGCTCATGTGGAAAGAGTGGTGAAATGTGCAAAGGAATTAGCAGAAATTTACAAGGTGGATACGAAAAGAGCAGAAGTTGCAGCTCTTCTTCACGATGTGGCAAAATTTTTTGAATTACCTCAAATGCTTGATTTAGTAAAAGGAAAGTATCCTGAAATTGAAAATAAGATTTTTAAGACAAATGCGGTTTTGCATGGATTTGCAGGGGCTGAATTTGTGAAAAAAAATTATGATTTATTTGAAGTAGACGATGAGGAAATCTTGGATGCAGTAAGATATCACACAATTGGCGCTGAAAATATGACAACTTTGTGCAAAATCATCTATCTTGCTGATGCAATTGAAGAAAAAAGGGATTGGGACGGCGTGGAAACAGCAAGAGAACTGGCAACAAAAGATTTGGATTTGGCAATAAAATTTGAAATTGATAAAAAATTGGAATATTTATTGGACAGAGATACAGTTATTCATCCAAATATTATTAAGTTGAGAAATTCTGTCTTGAAGTAA
- a CDS encoding CTP synthase, whose amino-acid sequence MKVKGETKYIFVTGGVVSSLGKGIVASSLGRLLKERGYKVTIQKFDPYLNVDPGTMSPYQHGEVFVTEDGAETDLDLGHYERFINENLTKYNNLTSGKIMSRIITKERKGEFLGRTVQTVPHVTDEIKSNIKLAGEKTGADFVITEIGGTIGDIESDPFIEAIRQWKREVGRENIAYIHVTLLPYLKAAGELKTKPTQHSVKTLQGLGVAPDVIVVRSEHPVNQSIKKKISIFCDIDEEAVIESEDAESLYEIPLTMEKLGLADVICKHFNLENKKPSLKEWSEMVNKFKHPKKTLKVAVVGKYVELKDAYISIHESIEHAGFNLDTKVEIDYFKAGDFDISVLSNYDGILVPGGFGDRGIQGKIDAIQFARENNIPFLGICLGMQMACVEFARNVLGYKNATSTEFDKNTKTPVISLMEEQEGIEDMGGTMRLGSYPCVLKDDSIAAKVYGNTEIAERHRHRYEFNNVYREEFEKAGMDIVGLSPNGKYVEVVEIKDHPYFVACQYHPEFKSRPNRPHPLFTGWIKAAIKKSEGK is encoded by the coding sequence ATGAAAGTAAAAGGAGAAACAAAATATATATTTGTTACAGGTGGAGTTGTTTCTTCGCTTGGGAAAGGGATTGTTGCTTCATCGCTTGGAAGACTTTTGAAAGAGAGAGGGTACAAAGTTACAATACAAAAGTTTGATCCTTATTTGAATGTGGATCCAGGTACAATGAGTCCTTATCAGCACGGAGAAGTTTTTGTAACGGAAGATGGTGCAGAAACTGACTTGGATTTGGGACACTATGAAAGATTTATCAATGAAAATCTTACAAAGTATAACAATCTTACATCGGGAAAAATAATGTCAAGAATTATAACAAAGGAAAGAAAAGGGGAATTTTTGGGACGTACGGTTCAAACAGTTCCACATGTTACTGATGAAATTAAAAGTAATATCAAACTCGCTGGAGAAAAAACTGGTGCAGATTTTGTAATTACTGAAATTGGTGGGACAATTGGAGATATTGAAAGTGACCCTTTTATTGAAGCGATTAGACAGTGGAAAAGAGAAGTCGGGAGAGAAAATATTGCATATATTCACGTAACCTTGTTGCCTTATCTAAAAGCTGCTGGAGAACTTAAGACAAAACCTACTCAACATAGTGTAAAAACGCTGCAAGGACTGGGAGTAGCACCTGATGTGATAGTTGTGCGAAGTGAACATCCAGTAAATCAAAGTATCAAGAAAAAAATCTCAATATTCTGTGATATTGACGAAGAAGCTGTGATTGAATCGGAAGATGCCGAAAGTCTTTATGAAATTCCACTAACAATGGAAAAACTAGGGCTTGCTGATGTAATATGTAAACATTTTAATTTGGAAAATAAAAAGCCATCTCTAAAGGAATGGAGTGAAATGGTAAATAAATTTAAACATCCAAAAAAAACGTTGAAAGTTGCAGTTGTAGGAAAATATGTGGAATTGAAAGATGCTTATATAAGTATTCATGAGTCAATAGAACATGCTGGATTTAACCTTGATACAAAAGTTGAAATTGACTATTTCAAAGCGGGAGATTTTGATATCAGTGTACTTTCAAATTATGATGGGATCTTGGTTCCAGGAGGATTTGGTGATAGAGGAATTCAAGGTAAAATAGATGCGATACAATTTGCAAGAGAAAATAATATACCATTTTTGGGAATTTGTCTTGGAATGCAGATGGCGTGTGTGGAATTTGCAAGAAATGTACTTGGCTATAAAAATGCGACTTCGACAGAGTTTGATAAAAATACAAAGACCCCTGTAATTAGCCTTATGGAAGAGCAAGAAGGAATTGAGGATATGGGTGGAACGATGAGACTTGGATCTTATCCGTGTGTGTTAAAAGACGACAGTATTGCTGCAAAAGTTTATGGAAATACTGAAATTGCTGAAAGACATAGACATAGATATGAATTTAACAATGTATACCGAGAAGAATTTGAAAAAGCTGGAATGGATATTGTGGGATTATCACCAAATGGAAAGTATGTGGAAGTCGTAGAAATTAAAGACCATCCATATTTTGTGGCTTGTCAATATCATCCTGAGTTTAAAAGTAGACCGAATAGACCGCATCCGTTATTTACGGGATGGATAAAAGCTGCCATAAAAAAAAGTGAAGGAAAGTAG
- a CDS encoding toxin-antitoxin system YwqK family antitoxin: MKKISKRKILFIVGLMAMSAISYGKDVFANYSVNFGKVNLTKASGISPQDAKRIDGTTYQLVGNGEYRIMEEGGRRLVVNVNNGVLNGNYTEYYANGNNYTTGKYVNGKKEGEWLVYSENGKLWKRYQYSNDELNGRYSSYYGKTGNQETVGQYQNGKMTGNWTEYYENGSRKSQGTYVNGYRNGLFTEWNSSGSKSSEINYQDDQINEPMKVYYENGNLLYEANLNNGVGTLKGYYTNGAVGFTGNLNGRRRVGTWTYYDKSGNSRTVNH; the protein is encoded by the coding sequence ATGAAAAAAATAAGTAAGAGAAAGATACTATTTATTGTAGGACTAATGGCTATGTCGGCAATTTCTTATGGGAAAGACGTATTTGCAAATTATAGTGTTAATTTTGGAAAAGTAAATTTAACTAAGGCTAGCGGCATCAGTCCTCAAGATGCTAAAAGAATTGATGGGACAACTTATCAGCTCGTTGGAAATGGGGAGTACAGAATTATGGAAGAAGGGGGAAGAAGACTTGTAGTCAATGTAAATAATGGTGTTTTGAACGGAAATTATACCGAATATTATGCAAATGGAAATAATTATACGACAGGGAAATATGTAAACGGGAAAAAAGAGGGAGAATGGCTAGTTTATTCAGAAAATGGGAAATTATGGAAAAGATATCAATATAGCAATGATGAATTGAATGGAAGATATTCTTCGTATTACGGAAAAACTGGAAATCAAGAAACAGTTGGACAGTATCAAAATGGGAAAATGACTGGAAATTGGACAGAATATTATGAAAATGGATCAAGAAAGTCGCAAGGAACTTATGTAAATGGTTACAGAAACGGACTTTTTACTGAATGGAACTCAAGTGGCTCAAAATCTTCGGAAATTAATTATCAAGATGATCAAATTAATGAACCTATGAAAGTTTACTATGAAAATGGAAATTTATTGTATGAAGCAAATTTAAATAATGGTGTTGGGACCCTAAAAGGTTATTATACAAATGGAGCAGTTGGATTTACTGGAAATCTTAATGGTCGAAGAAGAGTTGGAACATGGACTTACTATGATAAATCTGGGAATTCAAGAACTGTAAATCATTAA
- the serS gene encoding serine--tRNA ligase, with translation MLEMRYIRENADKVKEFLKNRKSDFDLDALLKYDEVRRNLLQEVEMLKKERNESSSLIGKYKKEGKDTTELLSRMQEVSAKIKELDQKLAENDEKQLLLNYTIPNKLSPDTPIGNDEDDNVEIRKWGTPRKFDFEIKSHDELGVNLGILDFERGAKLGGSRFTVYKNAAARLERALIAFMIDVHTQEEDFEEIFTPQLVKKEMMVGTGQLPKFAEDAYKIEGEEMYLIPTAEVTLTNLHNGEILDEEELPKHYCGYTACFRKEAGSGGRDLKGLVRQHQFNKVEMVKIVKPETSYDELETMVNSAEKILQKLELPYRVISLCSGDIGFSAAKTYDLEVWVPSQDKYREISSCSNTEDFQARRAMIKYRDKETKKSHFVHTLNGSGLAVGRTLLAIMENYQQADGSIKIPEVLVPYMGGMTVIK, from the coding sequence ATGCTAGAAATGAGATATATCCGTGAAAATGCGGATAAAGTAAAAGAATTTTTAAAAAATAGAAAAAGTGATTTTGATTTGGATGCACTTTTAAAATATGATGAAGTGAGAAGAAATCTATTGCAAGAAGTGGAAATGTTAAAAAAGGAGAGAAATGAATCAAGTTCGTTAATCGGAAAATATAAAAAAGAGGGAAAAGATACGACTGAACTGCTTTCAAGAATGCAGGAAGTGAGCGCAAAAATAAAAGAATTGGACCAAAAATTGGCTGAAAATGATGAAAAACAACTTTTATTGAATTATACAATTCCAAATAAATTAAGTCCTGATACGCCAATTGGAAATGACGAAGATGACAATGTGGAAATAAGAAAATGGGGAACTCCACGAAAATTCGATTTTGAAATAAAATCTCACGATGAATTAGGAGTTAATCTTGGAATTTTGGATTTTGAAAGAGGTGCAAAATTGGGAGGTTCAAGATTTACAGTTTATAAAAATGCAGCTGCTAGACTTGAGAGAGCGTTAATTGCTTTTATGATTGATGTTCATACGCAAGAAGAAGATTTTGAAGAAATTTTTACGCCGCAGCTTGTAAAAAAAGAAATGATGGTTGGAACTGGACAGCTTCCCAAATTTGCCGAAGATGCTTATAAAATTGAAGGTGAAGAAATGTATTTGATTCCAACAGCAGAAGTAACTCTTACAAATTTACATAACGGGGAAATTTTAGATGAAGAAGAATTACCTAAGCATTACTGCGGATATACGGCTTGCTTTAGAAAAGAAGCTGGCTCAGGTGGGCGTGATTTAAAAGGACTGGTTCGTCAACATCAATTTAATAAGGTTGAAATGGTAAAAATTGTAAAACCTGAAACTTCTTATGATGAACTTGAAACAATGGTAAACAGTGCAGAAAAAATATTGCAAAAATTGGAGTTACCATATAGAGTGATTTCACTTTGCAGTGGAGATATAGGATTTAGTGCGGCAAAAACTTACGATTTGGAAGTTTGGGTACCAAGTCAAGATAAATACAGAGAAATATCATCTTGTTCAAATACTGAAGACTTTCAGGCAAGACGTGCTATGATAAAATATCGGGATAAAGAAACTAAAAAAAGTCATTTTGTACATACATTAAACGGTTCGGGACTTGCAGTGGGAAGAACATTACTTGCGATTATGGAAAATTATCAACAAGCTGATGGAAGTATAAAAATACCAGAAGTATTGGTGCCTTATATGGGTGGAATGACAGTTATTAAATAG
- a CDS encoding cell division protein SepF — MGLKRKLMEFFGDDIEDDDDEFEQSPAEESKEVENQKVQSQQSKPKPIFKEDKPVEEKKGGIGSIFGVGNKKEESAKMTATTASATKVSYVSIIRPKVFEDSRLIADAIKENKVVTFSLEFLEYEVGQRVIDFVSGAAYAMNAHLSKVTDKVLTSIPVGIDYEDIDASLGDDSKDSNFL, encoded by the coding sequence TTGGGACTAAAACGAAAATTAATGGAATTTTTTGGGGATGACATTGAAGATGACGATGATGAATTTGAACAATCGCCGGCAGAAGAAAGTAAAGAAGTAGAAAATCAAAAAGTACAGTCGCAGCAATCAAAACCTAAACCAATCTTTAAAGAAGATAAACCCGTTGAAGAAAAAAAAGGTGGTATAGGTAGTATTTTTGGTGTAGGAAATAAAAAGGAGGAGAGTGCAAAAATGACAGCAACAACGGCATCAGCTACAAAAGTTAGTTATGTTTCAATAATCAGACCAAAAGTTTTTGAAGATTCAAGACTTATTGCAGACGCAATAAAAGAAAATAAAGTGGTAACTTTCAGCTTAGAATTTTTAGAATACGAAGTGGGACAAAGAGTGATAGATTTTGTAAGTGGAGCAGCATACGCTATGAACGCACATTTATCAAAAGTTACAGATAAAGTGTTAACTTCAATTCCAGTTGGAATAGATTATGAAGATATCGATGCTTCATTAGGTGATGATTCTAAAGATAGTAATTTTTTATAA
- the whiA gene encoding DNA-binding protein WhiA yields MSYSTNLKREILGSENEKIEIIFAELFGILAAKGAVSESGIFFSTENVSFAKRVYSNLRKITKMDIQLKYIIKKRQLSSKIYKIILIPTRQNEKEYKNFIKKLFSYKNCKARNIEDEEKIAGIIRGAFLSCGYIKSPEKAYALDFFLDSDEFSIYLYNLFCEMGKKISKTEKKDKKIVYLRNSEDILDIIFLIGAVNAFFEFEEVTVNKEIRNKINRNMNWEIANETKKISASEKQIKMIKYIDKKIGLSELSNVLQETAKARLENEELSLQELADLMDISKSGVKNRFRRIETVYNDLLNY; encoded by the coding sequence ATGTCATATTCAACAAATTTAAAAAGAGAAATATTAGGATCTGAAAACGAAAAGATAGAGATAATTTTTGCAGAATTATTCGGAATACTCGCTGCAAAAGGTGCAGTTTCTGAAAGTGGGATTTTTTTTAGCACGGAAAATGTTTCGTTTGCTAAAAGAGTTTACTCGAATTTAAGAAAAATTACAAAAATGGATATTCAGCTAAAATATATCATAAAAAAACGTCAGTTATCATCAAAAATATACAAAATAATATTAATTCCAACAAGACAAAATGAAAAAGAATATAAAAATTTTATAAAAAAATTATTTTCTTATAAAAACTGTAAAGCCAGAAATATTGAAGATGAAGAAAAAATTGCGGGAATAATCAGAGGTGCTTTCCTTAGTTGTGGTTATATAAAATCGCCTGAAAAAGCTTATGCACTGGACTTTTTTTTGGATAGCGACGAATTCTCTATTTACTTATATAATTTGTTTTGTGAAATGGGAAAAAAAATCTCAAAGACTGAAAAAAAAGACAAAAAAATTGTTTATTTGAGAAATTCGGAAGATATTTTGGACATTATTTTTTTGATAGGAGCGGTAAATGCTTTTTTTGAATTTGAAGAAGTTACAGTGAATAAGGAAATTCGTAATAAAATTAACAGAAATATGAACTGGGAAATTGCAAACGAGACAAAAAAAATATCAGCATCGGAAAAGCAAATAAAAATGATAAAATATATTGACAAAAAAATAGGTCTTTCTGAGTTATCGAATGTTCTACAAGAAACAGCAAAAGCAAGGCTTGAAAATGAGGAGCTCTCACTTCAGGAATTGGCAGATTTAATGGATATTTCAAAATCTGGAGTAAAAAATAGATTTAGAAGAATTGAAACGGTGTACAACGATTTATTAAACTATTAA
- the lpxK gene encoding tetraacyldisaccharide 4'-kinase — protein MELLSIIYEFLVFLRNKLYDLNILKSKKVDGVKVICIGNIVAGGTGKTPAVQYFVKEYLKKNIKVGILSRGYKGKREKDLLLVRDEKKIFCTSKESGDEAFFHAENFEIPVVVSRDRYKGVKFLKENCGVKVVIMDDGFQHRKLLKDKNIVLIDATNPFGNEKYLPKGRLRESVDALNRADEIIITKSNYVGKNEILKILEKIKKYRKEIFFATFESDYLYKLNFEKDKKFGKINSESKKNEISKNIIKNKNILIFSSIANPAVFYKTIKDLEPQNLDEIKFSDHHLYSFEDFVEIQKKSKNYDFVVTTEKDAVKIEKEIENLLILKMKFELKSL, from the coding sequence TTGGAATTATTATCAATAATATATGAATTTTTAGTATTTTTACGAAATAAACTTTATGATTTGAATATTTTAAAATCTAAAAAAGTTGATGGGGTAAAAGTGATTTGTATTGGAAATATTGTTGCAGGAGGGACTGGAAAAACGCCAGCTGTACAGTATTTTGTAAAAGAGTATTTAAAAAAAAATATAAAAGTTGGGATTTTAAGTCGCGGTTATAAGGGTAAAAGGGAAAAAGATTTGCTCTTAGTGCGAGATGAGAAAAAAATTTTTTGTACTTCAAAAGAATCGGGAGACGAAGCATTTTTTCACGCTGAAAATTTTGAAATTCCAGTAGTTGTGTCAAGAGATAGATATAAAGGTGTCAAATTTTTAAAAGAAAATTGTGGTGTTAAAGTTGTCATTATGGACGACGGGTTTCAGCACAGAAAACTTTTGAAAGATAAAAATATTGTTTTAATTGATGCAACAAATCCTTTTGGAAATGAGAAATATCTGCCAAAGGGGAGACTTCGAGAGTCAGTGGATGCACTCAATCGTGCGGATGAAATAATTATTACTAAAAGTAATTATGTGGGAAAAAATGAAATTTTAAAAATTTTGGAGAAAATAAAAAAATATAGAAAAGAAATTTTTTTCGCTACCTTTGAAAGTGATTATTTGTACAAATTAAATTTTGAAAAAGACAAAAAATTTGGTAAAATAAATAGTGAAAGTAAAAAAAATGAAATTTCTAAAAATATTATAAAAAATAAAAATATTTTAATTTTTTCATCCATCGCAAATCCTGCGGTTTTTTACAAAACTATAAAAGATTTGGAACCCCAAAATTTGGATGAAATAAAATTTTCTGACCATCATTTATATAGTTTTGAAGATTTTGTAGAAATTCAAAAAAAAAGTAAAAATTATGACTTTGTCGTTACAACTGAAAAGGATGCAGTTAAAATTGAAAAAGAAATAGAAAATTTGTTAATTTTAAAAATGAAATTTGAGCTAAAAAGTCTTTAA
- a CDS encoding YggS family pyridoxal phosphate-dependent enzyme, translating into MEKKEIKLNCEKIKKNYAEILEDIKKYASNPEKVKILFVSKYLDVEEHKKIVKMGYNYFGENRAQLYRDKLNEIGNKGIKWDFIGRLQKNKIKYIINSVNLIHSIDSYDLLSEINKKALENKRNVNGLIQINVSREESKTGIYIEDFEKDYERYFSQSNVKIMGFMTMAPFSATPYEIDDYFKKMQELKQKFEKKYNYLTELSMGMSNDYKIALKNGATIIRIGSKLFE; encoded by the coding sequence ATGGAAAAAAAAGAAATAAAACTTAATTGTGAAAAAATCAAAAAAAATTATGCTGAAATTTTGGAAGATATAAAGAAATACGCTTCAAATCCAGAAAAAGTAAAAATCTTGTTTGTCAGCAAATATCTTGATGTAGAAGAACATAAAAAAATTGTCAAAATGGGTTATAATTATTTTGGAGAAAACAGAGCGCAACTTTATCGAGATAAATTAAATGAAATAGGTAATAAAGGTATCAAATGGGATTTCATTGGAAGGTTGCAAAAAAATAAAATAAAGTATATAATAAATAGCGTAAATTTGATACATTCCATTGATTCATATGATTTACTTTCTGAAATTAACAAAAAGGCACTGGAAAATAAGAGAAATGTAAATGGATTGATACAAATAAATGTTTCAAGAGAAGAGTCAAAAACAGGAATTTATATCGAAGATTTTGAAAAAGATTATGAAAGATATTTTTCACAAAGTAATGTAAAAATAATGGGTTTTATGACAATGGCGCCATTTTCGGCAACACCTTACGAAATTGATGATTATTTTAAAAAGATGCAAGAATTAAAACAAAAATTTGAAAAAAAATATAATTATTTGACAGAACTTTCAATGGGAATGTCAAACGATTATAAAATTGCTCTAAAAAATGGTGCGACAATAATCAGAATAGGAAGCAAATTATTTGAATAG
- a CDS encoding GH25 family lysozyme yields the protein MKQIIFNILKFLVVMIIFGGIVLFLEWYGYLHHNDFLAMLKGYTVEGLDISHHQDKVNWNRVPKKYKFIVLKATEGQNFLDSDFSYNWNNARINGFTVGAYHFFTMTSSGEAQADFYISKVPYSNKTLPPIIDLEISTKKYKKNEVLTELKKMVQKLENYYQKKVIFYVNYKTYNGYIKGEFLQNKLWITDYKYYPKIAEDGRWIIWQTTKKGRIEGIPGYTDKNVLKKGLTVEQLIKDSRLD from the coding sequence ATGAAGCAAATTATATTCAATATTTTGAAATTTTTGGTAGTTATGATAATCTTTGGAGGAATCGTACTTTTTCTGGAATGGTATGGTTATTTACATCATAATGATTTTTTAGCTATGTTAAAAGGATATACTGTTGAAGGTCTTGATATTTCACATCATCAGGATAAAGTAAATTGGAATAGAGTACCTAAAAAGTATAAATTTATTGTATTGAAAGCAACAGAAGGTCAAAATTTTTTAGATTCAGATTTTTCATATAATTGGAATAATGCCAGAATAAATGGATTTACAGTGGGTGCATATCATTTTTTTACTATGACGAGTAGTGGAGAGGCTCAAGCGGACTTTTATATAAGTAAAGTTCCATATTCAAACAAAACTTTGCCACCAATTATAGATTTAGAGATTTCTACAAAAAAATATAAAAAAAATGAAGTTTTGACAGAGTTAAAAAAGATGGTACAAAAATTGGAAAATTATTATCAGAAAAAAGTGATTTTTTATGTAAATTACAAAACATATAATGGTTATATAAAAGGTGAATTTTTGCAAAATAAACTTTGGATAACGGATTACAAATACTATCCAAAAATAGCAGAAGACGGAAGATGGATAATTTGGCAGACTACTAAAAAGGGAAGAATTGAAGGAATTCCGGGGTACACTGATAAAAATGTATTAAAAAAAGGGCTTACGGTAGAGCAGCTAATAAAAGATAGTAGATTGGATTAG
- the hemW gene encoding radical SAM family heme chaperone HemW yields MIEKNNKKISEKKDADAIYIHIPFCDKKCEYCDFCTFVKMEKEYKKYTDYLIKEIRMYPKLKYDTIYFGGGTPSLLPVKMISEIINELDWSENAEITLELNPTDMTFEKLKKLNKIGINRLSIGIQSFQDHVLKFIGRQHSSKDAINVYKMAREAGFCNITVDLMFGIPNQSIKDVQRDLNILKDLKPENVSIYSLIWEEGTVFWSKLKKGILSEIDQDLEALMYEKIIDFFEKNGYCQYEISNFARVDDKNIKIDKIMDFEDLKNLQKNAGRHNLKYWRNQKFIGVGMSAASFFNKNRHSNVRTFKKYYELLDNKKLPIDEKTVEKVDKVEFEKLKKILGLRLTKEGINYTKKDSKKIEKLLKDGLVEEFFLKNFEKINYESGKKVDKDCEKRIKLTKKGIFLANNVFVEFI; encoded by the coding sequence ATGATTGAAAAAAATAATAAAAAAATTTCAGAAAAAAAAGATGCAGATGCAATATACATTCATATTCCATTTTGTGATAAAAAATGTGAATACTGTGATTTTTGCACATTTGTGAAAATGGAAAAAGAATACAAAAAATATACAGATTATTTGATTAAAGAGATTAGAATGTATCCAAAACTTAAATACGATACGATTTATTTTGGTGGTGGCACACCTTCTCTGTTGCCTGTCAAAATGATAAGTGAAATAATAAACGAACTTGATTGGTCTGAAAACGCTGAAATTACATTAGAATTAAATCCAACGGATATGACTTTTGAAAAATTGAAAAAACTTAACAAAATTGGAATAAATAGGTTAAGTATCGGAATTCAGAGTTTTCAGGATCATGTTTTAAAATTTATTGGAAGGCAGCATAGTTCTAAAGATGCAATAAATGTTTATAAAATGGCAAGAGAGGCAGGATTTTGTAATATTACAGTGGATTTGATGTTCGGAATTCCTAATCAAAGTATTAAGGACGTACAAAGGGATCTTAATATTTTGAAGGACTTAAAGCCTGAAAATGTGTCGATTTATTCGCTCATTTGGGAAGAAGGGACTGTCTTTTGGAGTAAATTGAAAAAGGGGATTTTGTCTGAAATTGATCAGGATCTGGAAGCTCTGATGTATGAAAAAATTATTGATTTTTTTGAGAAAAATGGATATTGTCAGTATGAAATTTCTAATTTTGCAAGAGTGGATGACAAAAATATTAAAATTGATAAAATAATGGATTTTGAAGACTTAAAAAATCTGCAAAAAAATGCGGGAAGGCATAATTTGAAATATTGGCGAAATCAGAAGTTTATTGGTGTTGGAATGAGTGCAGCTTCTTTTTTTAATAAAAATCGGCATAGTAATGTAAGGACTTTTAAGAAATATTATGAACTTTTGGATAATAAAAAATTGCCAATTGATGAAAAAACGGTTGAAAAAGTTGATAAAGTCGAATTTGAAAAATTGAAAAAAATATTGGGATTGAGGCTCACTAAAGAAGGAATAAATTATACCAAAAAAGATTCAAAAAAAATTGAAAAACTATTGAAAGATGGATTAGTTGAAGAATTTTTTTTAAAAAATTTTGAAAAAATAAATTATGAAAGCGGGAAAAAGGTCGATAAAGATTGTGAAAAAAGAATAAAATTGACAAAAAAAGGAATTTTTTTAGCGAATAATGTATTTGTTGAATTTATTTAA
- a CDS encoding class II fructose-bisphosphate aldolase, translated as MKYHFKDLGLVNTKEMFAKANKEGYAVPAFNFNNMEQLQGIIEAAVETGSPVILQVSTGARKYIGKEMLPWIAKAATAYVKAAGSDIPVALHLDHGPSFEEAKDCIEYGFSSVMYDGSHYPYDQNVAEAKKVADFAHQHDVTVEAELGVLAGVEDDVKAAEHIYTQPDEVEDFVSKTGVDSLAIAIGTSHGAHKFKPGEDPKLRLDILAEIEKRIPGFPIVLHGSSAVPQQFVKMIKEYGGELADAIGIPDSELRKAAKSAVAKINVDTDGRLAFTAGVREVFAKKPQEFDPRKYLGPAKNYIRDYYKDKIKNVFGSDGAYKAGSAR; from the coding sequence ATGAAATATCATTTTAAAGATTTAGGGTTAGTAAACACTAAAGAAATGTTCGCTAAAGCAAACAAGGAAGGGTATGCAGTTCCAGCGTTTAACTTTAATAATATGGAACAATTACAAGGTATTATTGAAGCAGCTGTTGAAACTGGTTCTCCAGTAATCTTACAAGTTTCTACAGGAGCTAGAAAATACATTGGTAAAGAAATGTTGCCTTGGATTGCTAAAGCTGCGACAGCTTATGTTAAAGCAGCAGGATCTGATATTCCAGTAGCGTTGCACTTAGATCATGGTCCAAGTTTTGAAGAAGCTAAAGATTGTATTGAATATGGATTTTCTTCAGTAATGTATGATGGTTCTCACTATCCATACGACCAAAATGTTGCAGAAGCTAAAAAAGTTGCTGATTTCGCTCATCAACACGATGTAACAGTTGAAGCTGAATTAGGAGTTTTGGCTGGAGTTGAAGATGATGTAAAAGCAGCTGAACATATCTACACTCAACCCGATGAAGTTGAAGATTTCGTTTCAAAAACAGGAGTTGACTCACTTGCAATCGCAATTGGAACTTCTCATGGAGCTCATAAATTTAAACCAGGTGAAGATCCTAAATTAAGATTAGACATCTTAGCTGAAATTGAAAAAAGAATTCCTGGATTCCCAATCGTATTACACGGTTCTTCAGCAGTACCTCAACAATTCGTAAAAATGATTAAAGAATATGGTGGAGAATTAGCCGATGCAATTGGTATACCTGATTCAGAATTAAGAAAAGCTGCTAAATCAGCAGTAGCTAAAATTAACGTAGATACTGACGGAAGATTGGCATTTACTGCAGGAGTTAGAGAAGTGTTTGCTAAAAAACCTCAAGAATTTGACCCAAGAAAATATTTAGGACCAGCTAAAAACTATATCAGAGATTACTATAAAGATAAAATCAAAAATGTATTCGGATCTGATGGTGCTTACAAAGCAGGTTCTGCAAGATAA